CTATATATACGAATTTGAATAGGTAATTAGAGGGATCAAGATTTTAACGTTTATCACCATTGGTTATTTTGACCTACGTATGTACAAAAGGATGTTTCTTACTTCCGCATGATTAACGCAATAAGATTTAAAGTCTAATAACTCGATTTGAATTGTCATTTTTTTTACTTAGGGATTTCGGTGTAATTTGGGGGCAAAAATATATTAAGCCTAGTACAGTTGTAAGTTCAATCTTATGTTTTCTTTGCTTGATCACCAAATTCTTATGTCACAGAAAACAGAGGTCCCATCTGGAGATCTAATGGCGTTTGTAGAAAAGAAATTCCCAACCAAGTTTAGTTGAGAACTTGAAAAGAAAGTTCgagaaagaattgaaaaaaaaaacattttttggaAACAAACGTCTAAGGTTTTTAACTCTTTTTTATTCGCTTGATTCATTATTCCACTGGAATTTGGATAATGATCAAATTTAGGTGGCAATTTGTTCCGAAAAAAAGGCAATTTTTTTTGGCCACATTCTATTGTTCAAAATTTGAACACCTAACACCGCTGCAATCAAGATTACAAGGTTAAGTACAAAATTTTGCTATCTAAATTGTAGGAGTAATAGGGAGGAAAGCATTGACCGGAATGCAGAACTAGGATTCATGAGATTAACTATATTTACAGAGATTAATCAAGATCTCATATCCAGAATATTATAAGAAGAAATTAAACTCGTGAGCATTATTAATTCCAATAAATCAGAGCTGAAGCTCATGCCAGGATCTACAAACAGACAGTACTATACATAAAGATGATTAATGAGTGACAACGCATTGCTAGACAGTTTAATAATAACTGCCATGCTTCTATTTATGATGTCCTTCACATCTGGATTTACCTTCCGTCCAGAAAACCCATCAGTGCATGAATCTGCGTCTGTTATTACAGCACTTGCATATGTCTTGGCATTAGACAACTGAAATTCTTTATCTTCACCACCCAAATGTCCCATTGCTTCAACAGCCAGCTTGAGTTCGTACACAGCATCCTTCACATCTTCCATGCAGTCTTTAATAGCGGCGGCTTCATATCGGGTTATTCCCTTCTGTTCTTTCTGTCTCGAGACAATAACAGAGGCGTCGCGTGCGCCTTTTATGGCTACGTTAAGCGCTTTTATGCACAGTATTGTGGAGTTGCTTTTCACTGATGAGGCATAGGGTATTAGTGTTTTCTGGCAAAGTGAAGGGTATGTGGTGATCTTGCATTTGGTCTTGACGAAGTTTGTGTAGGCTGGCTTAGAGTCTTTGGCTTCTGTAACTGCTGGATGTGTTAGAGAGATGTATAGAACAGTTGCCAAAAGGCGAAACATCAAGCTTTTCCAAGTAGAGTACGCCTCCATTTCTCCTGCTATAGTGTTAACTAGCTATTCATGTATATATCTAGGAGGTTGGGAAATGATGTGTAGTTGATATGTTGGGAACAGAGAGAAGATCATGTCAATGTATTTATAGATATCTAATTGGCTGCCTGCAGGGAGGATTTCTCTTAATTGTTCAAATCTGATCATATTATGAAATACTAACAATTAAATGGCTGTAATTAAGCTGCACACAAATGAGTTGTGAATATGCGGATCAACTTATCTCTCGCCGTCTCGAACGGCACCAGTCACATGGAAACTCAGAGATTGAAAGTTTGTACGCAAAGTCAAATTATTGCAAGGTCAACTTATCAAGGGGTGAGAAGGCGGATCTATGCCTTTCAATATACGTATGTATAACACATTTAACTCCTAGCTCCAGCTATATATGGTAAATACTTACCTTTACTAGATGTTTACACCATTGAGTGTTTACACCTAATCAATTAATTTAGTCTAAGCAgttaaaaattaaagtaaaaatacacATCATGGTTAAGTGATTAAATAACTTTGTGAAAGATGTAACACCTCGTGTGAGTAATTTTTGCCTTCAGCTATTGCACATATATAGCTAGGcccaaataaattaattatttctgtttAGGGTGTGAAACGTGATCAAGAGAATCCAGATTTTAAGATTATCTTGGGTAGGAGAGTAGTGGATCGTAGGACTAACGTGGccagaaaatgaaggaaaaatgaCAGCACAAAATATTGCGGAAGAGAAGGCGATGTCTATGAATAGAAGTTAAGcggaaaaaaagagagggaaaacCTTGCATGGCCTCGTTGCTTTCTTTATTATTAACTTCATTGATTATGCCTTAGGCAAGACGTCTTGTAACTAGAAAGCTTACGTTTTATGATACTTATTTGTGTGGATTTTTGAGTGTCATAgtgatttaaatatttaatttcattcaattttgaaaaagtttcctattttggaggggattaacaataatactttctctcaaaaaagaaaagaaaagtgtcCCTCTCTAATTGAGTGGCAACCAAGTTGGATTGTATGGCAAGTGTTAGGACCCGATTCTTTGTCAATCGGACGTGGCGCGACTGTGGCAAGAATTGGAGTGTGATGGGCGCGAAAAATTGGCCCAAAATGGCCCGTGACAGCAAGTATGCACTACGCATACGAGGTTGATAACCCAATGGTTGCTTTGGGCCGTTTTCAACTTGCCTTACATTAGGACGAGTCTTGAAATAAGTTCCAACTAAATTTACTTTAAACACGAGAGCGGATTCACCTTGCTTTAAGCAGTAGTGTCATCTCGACACCTTTTCCTTAGAAAATTTCTTAAATATAAATGTACAAATAATATATGTGaaaacaaaatatgaataaaataagtaaaatgaCTTCATTTGCATAGGCAGATGTAATCTTACAACAACAAATTTATCCGAAGCCAATACTTTCAACGTGCAAAATTTATGTGTTAATTAAAATCACTAAAATTGCAGTAAGTTGTGGGTCTGAACTAGGGGTGTACCTAATTTGGTAAATACCTAATTACTGTACTGAAACCTAAAATTTTAGTatttggtattcgatattttggtattcggtatggtatttggtttaagttttaaaaataaattggtattaggtattttaaaataaaatattgaaatactgataccgtaccgaaatatatattatattacacaatacacatattattagttaataacataaatataagaaatctaaaattttacttctctttattttctaagtttatcaattaactctaagcaagtaacaagacatttctaatgatcaaatttattattttatgtaCAATTCTCTCTCTCTGAGTTGGTATTTGCTgattttggacaaaacttttgtcaacaaatatttttaattttgtactttcgagtactttaattaagaatattaccgtctatgactctatgcactagttagtatttaaaccgaataaaccgaagttacaGAGCCGAATAAAtcgaaaccgaaaggagaaaaaccgaaccataccgaatttaattaggtacggtattgatATAGCATTTTAAAAAATCGAATACCGAAATAACGAATcgaaatatctaaataccgtATCGTACCGACTGACAAACACCCCTAGTCTGAACCCATAATCTTAAAAATGTAATAAGTTCAAATACAACAAATCTTAAAGATTAAACCAATAGGGTTTAATTCCTAAATTTTCGTATGTTCGTTTGTCACCAAATGTTGTCTTGTTGGCTGGTGAACTGCCTCTCTCCTCTCAAGGAGGTTGAGGGGTTTGAATTAACCTCAGTAAGTATGGCGTGTAGTTTCTAAAATTGCTTTGCCTTTATCTGCTGCTAAGAGTTAAGATGTCAGCAAAGTTTGAACTGCCGACCTCTTATCAATTTAAAGCAACTAAACCAATGGACTCAGATCCCTTTCAATATACAATACTGAACAAATATCGACTAGAATTCTGGAtcgggattttttttttttttttgggtttgtttacccgaaaaatcgagAAACGTTGAATTTAGGAGTGGTTTTAATAATACGTAAATTCCTTATGATACAAAAATGACAATACCAGTATTTTGCTGTAAAATGTGAATAATCAATAGGAAGGCTCAATGAGCAACATGAACTCTTAATGTATCTTGGGGAGGATCAGTCTATTGCAATCTATGTCCCTTTTTATAATAGAGGGTCACTACTTTATCTATAATAAAATAatgcatatagtggaggacccatgatggtttgtctcttccttgattcctgCCTAGATTCTCTCCCTCGGTGCGGTTATAATGGCTTTTGTCGGCAAGCTCGGTACTGGCTCGGGCTTGGTGTTAGGTCGAACTCCTGGTCTTGGTTCGAGCCCGTTCTGCCTTGGGGTATCGATATTCGAGGTATGTGCCGGTCGAAGTTGCttcgtagttcgatttggatacgggctcgataatgataccggTATTTGCCGTCGATCGGTCTTATAGCTCGAAACTCGATACCCTTACTTCGGAATTCGTCTGAGCTAGTTATGTGGATACCCTTTGATTGAGACATCATCGTTTCGGTCAGTCTTTATGACCGAGaatcgattttgaccgtacacagatagtcccttcgtttctcggaaaggatgtagcgagaaacgatatgatttctctACGGCTCGATCAAATTTATGTCGACGTTTCTATCGACCCCGATCATGATGTATGTGATAACTATCCCATCGGTTCGGTTTTACCGAGGCTTTTAATGCGTGTCacacggtggtcggccaccgctaaTACCGAATCGTCATGCGTTAGCCTATAAATAGTCTTTCCATACAATTTATACCACTTTTGCGCCTTCTCTTCTTTCAATTTCTCTCATTTATTCTCTCTATTTCGCTACTTCAGGGCCGCTCATACCAGGGTTTTTGGCGTTGTCCATCCTTTCACCTTCCTTCGCATTCTTTCCTCTCATATCAATGGCAAAAACTTTCAAAATCGTACCTCAGAAAGAGAAAGCTTCTTCTTCGCGGCCGTTTGATGACAAGGCGCTGGCGGAACCGTCCGTTCACGACTATGTTCCTGGCCCGTGTATTTTGAAGACCGATTTTAGGGTGGAGAATCCTTCGTCCGTTCCCGGTCGATGTGAGCACGTATCGATGTATGCGTACTCTATAACGGAGGATCATCTCGGGGCCGTcaggaaagactgcaactggggttccgaggttgtgttgcaaattccatcCTACGATGAGAGCGTCACTACTTATGTGGAGGGTTTTtaaagtgtttatacttatctcTTCACATTGGGACCCGTCGACCCAGTGATTATTGATTTCTGCAAAATATATTAGGTCACTcttggccaaattcatccttctttatggcgtatagtgatcttgttgcgcttcttctctatcaaaggcggggggttggatttttctctgaacCACCTCATACGACTGTACCAGCCTCAGATTTTTCGAGGACTAATTAGACTTCATCGTCgagcatcgaaggctttgatgttgagcatcgatgaagacaaggatCGAGGTTAGATGGGTCGATATATTCGAGTGAGGACCCGTGATATTATTCCGGAGGAGAAGATGCAGTTCcctgaagaatgaaattttgatcgTAAGTGATTCTCGTTTACCTTTCATatcttttttcagattttttgtgATGTCTTTTCCCGATGTTCAGCTGCCCCATGGATGCCACAAGCAGTGCCTGACCTTGAGGACTGGGTTCGGAATTTAGCCTCGAGCTCCTCTTATGCCaaacgcgcttggcgtgatttggcaaaaggcagaTTAGAGGCCAAGAATCACGGTGAGGTTTGCTTCCTGTTTTCTTCGAAgtgtttttcactttctttttgttaCCAATTTTCTTTAGTGCAGGCGTAACCAGGTATGCCATTCTGAGGCCTTCGAGCGGTGAAGAAGGAAACAAGTCCCTGGTTCTCAAACAGGGGAAAGATAAGAAGCGAAGAGCTTCCTCTCGGTCAGAAGACCCgaagcccaaaactcgaagggtgaggagaaaAGCAATCGCCCTTTCGATGGACTCGGTCCAATGACTgagagaagaaggagatgaagataGCTCTTCGGCTTTGGTGATTCGATCTACGGAGGTCATCGAGGTTGCTAGAGCTCCCGAGCCGATGGCGGCTGTGCCTGTCGGGGTTAGTTCCGAAGACCTGAGTCTCAACCGGAGTGCTCCGAGTGATTTGCTCGGGGTTTTGACAATGGGTCATTCGCCTTCTCTTCCatctttttctgaggaggcgttgaAGGAAGCTCGAGAGTTGAAGATCCTGATATCGGCGCTGGATCTGGTGGAGGGGATCCTTTTAGGGATTGTTTTACTGGGGTCGACGATGGTTCCGATATCGGTGATGCTTCTCTCTTATTAGAGGAGGCTCAGCATTTCATTACTCGAATAATGATTTTTCCATACTTGGTTTCTCtgttcttttccatacttgactCATGTTTCTTACTGTGCAGGACATTAATAGGTTTCGAGTCGATCTTAGCCAGTGTGAGGCCGAGCTCCGGAAGGTCTCAGGTGAGAGAGATGCCatgcggcttctttgcagccaaaaggatgAGACTATAAAGGATctccaagcggatttggctaaggtccgtgaagaaggggtcgagctcgataagcaggtgagcctcattctgttaaagtatgggtctgactcaaccgtggaagttaaccctttattgtctcagttgcagcaaaaaaATATCGGGTTACTCCGAGAAAAAGTCGACCAAATCCGAGCTGAATACCATCGGTGGAAGGAGAACCTCGACCGCCT
This DNA window, taken from Nicotiana tabacum cultivar K326 chromosome 4, ASM71507v2, whole genome shotgun sequence, encodes the following:
- the LOC107768828 gene encoding pectinesterase inhibitor 4-like, with amino-acid sequence MEAYSTWKSLMFRLLATVLYISLTHPAVTEAKDSKPAYTNFVKTKCKITTYPSLCQKTLIPYASSVKSNSTILCIKALNVAIKGARDASVIVSRQKEQKGITRYEAAAIKDCMEDVKDAVYELKLAVEAMGHLGGEDKEFQLSNAKTYASAVITDADSCTDGFSGRKVNPDVKDIINRSMAVIIKLSSNALSLINHLYV